In Chloroflexaceae bacterium, the following proteins share a genomic window:
- a CDS encoding DUF1269 domain-containing protein, giving the protein MATLTVFKFPTPDGAEQTLSKLQDLQKQQLITILDAAIVTWPADKKKPRTRQLYNLAGAGALTGAFWGMLFGLIFLMPFMGALIGAATGAITGSFADVGIDDNFIKEVREKVVPGTSALFLMSADEVVDRIRSELGTLDAELIASNLSTEQEAKLREIFSEE; this is encoded by the coding sequence ATGGCCACGCTGACCGTGTTCAAGTTTCCGACCCCCGATGGCGCCGAGCAGACCCTCAGCAAGTTGCAGGATCTTCAGAAGCAGCAACTGATCACCATCCTCGACGCGGCGATCGTCACCTGGCCCGCTGACAAGAAGAAGCCCAGGACGCGGCAACTCTACAATCTGGCCGGCGCCGGCGCCCTCACCGGCGCCTTCTGGGGCATGCTCTTCGGGCTGATCTTCCTGATGCCGTTTATGGGGGCATTGATCGGCGCAGCCACCGGCGCGATCACCGGCTCGTTCGCCGATGTAGGCATTGATGACAACTTTATCAAAGAGGTCCGGGAAAAGGTCGTTCCGGGCACTTCGGCGCTATTCCTGATGAGCGCCGATGAAGTGGTCGATCGCATCCGCAGCGAGCTAGGGACCCTCGACGCCGAGTTGATCGCCAGCAACCTCTCGACCGAGCAGGAGGCAAAACTCCGCGAAATCTTCAGCGAGGAATAG